From Microlunatus capsulatus, a single genomic window includes:
- a CDS encoding helix-turn-helix transcriptional regulator, which produces MTVLLDTDLLAERERADAVHAAYADQSPRRTVVVGPGPVRHHVERVGLGDGAHLLRTGGSPLDIVRTARQVRGDADEHVALGLRRRGRGVVSAGATESDMPVGQLNCVDMTRPYRLTHTTANTHDVLILSNRVAGVPVDVVRAALPALAGSPVYDLVRGHLGSLFTAARALSPEVRALTGQATVALVRALLTTAAEVDDGRGALEEALPTRIALYVDAHLTDRGLTVQRLAEAHHISVRHLYNVWAAAGHSETPAQWIISRRLGRARELLAVSGEARTSIATVARRSGFSDTSHFARRFRESSGMSPSEWREARSST; this is translated from the coding sequence GTGACCGTGCTGCTGGACACCGACCTCCTCGCCGAGCGGGAGCGTGCCGACGCCGTCCACGCCGCCTACGCGGACCAGAGCCCACGGCGCACCGTCGTCGTCGGCCCGGGGCCCGTCCGGCACCACGTGGAGCGGGTGGGCCTGGGGGACGGCGCCCACCTGCTGCGCACCGGCGGCAGCCCGCTCGACATCGTCCGCACCGCCCGCCAGGTCCGCGGGGACGCCGACGAGCACGTCGCCCTCGGCCTGCGCCGCCGAGGCCGGGGCGTGGTCTCCGCAGGCGCCACCGAGAGCGACATGCCGGTGGGACAGCTGAACTGCGTCGACATGACGCGGCCCTACCGGCTGACGCACACGACGGCGAACACCCACGACGTCCTCATCCTCAGCAACCGCGTCGCGGGCGTCCCCGTCGACGTGGTCCGGGCTGCCCTGCCGGCGTTGGCCGGCAGCCCCGTCTACGACCTGGTCCGCGGCCACCTCGGCTCGCTGTTCACCGCCGCCCGGGCCCTGTCTCCCGAGGTGCGGGCTCTCACCGGCCAGGCCACCGTCGCGCTGGTGCGAGCGCTGCTGACCACGGCGGCGGAGGTCGACGACGGACGGGGAGCCCTGGAAGAGGCGCTGCCGACGCGGATCGCCCTGTACGTCGACGCCCACCTGACCGACCGGGGCCTCACGGTCCAACGGCTGGCCGAGGCGCACCACATCTCGGTGCGGCACCTGTACAACGTGTGGGCGGCCGCCGGGCACAGCGAGACACCCGCGCAGTGGATCATCAGCCGCCGGCTGGGGCGGGCGCGCGAGCTGCTCGCCGTCAGCGGTGAGGCCAGGACCAGCATCGCGACCGTCGCCCGCCGGTCCGGCTTCTCCGACACCAGCCACTTCGCGCGACGGTTCCGCGAGTCGTCGGGGATGTCACCCAGCGAGTGGCGCGAGGCCCGCAGCAGCACCTGA
- a CDS encoding VOC family protein has protein sequence MTAADPQETTVPTPPFHAVIDVFCFVDDLDAAVAWYTERLGTAPVLTAPQLARFDLGGSRLTVHRTDEFNAGGPAGCVAYWDVEDVDRVTAEWVAGGATAHRGPKTIMTGERLCQLLDPFGNLIGIRQAAAAS, from the coding sequence ATGACCGCAGCCGACCCCCAGGAGACCACCGTGCCCACCCCGCCGTTCCACGCCGTGATCGACGTCTTCTGCTTCGTCGACGACCTCGACGCCGCCGTCGCCTGGTACACCGAGCGCCTGGGGACGGCTCCCGTGCTGACCGCCCCGCAGCTGGCGCGCTTCGACCTCGGCGGCTCCCGGCTGACGGTCCACCGCACCGACGAGTTCAACGCCGGCGGTCCCGCCGGGTGCGTCGCCTACTGGGACGTCGAGGACGTCGACCGGGTCACCGCCGAGTGGGTCGCTGGCGGCGCCACCGCTCACCGCGGACCGAAGACGATCATGACCGGGGAGCGGCTGTGCCAGCTGCTCGACCCGTTCGGCAACCTCATCGGCATCCGGCAGGCCGCTGCGGCGTCCTGA
- a CDS encoding MFS transporter, which translates to MTTTAATATPSPVGMWAPLHRPVFRAVWLAAFIANIGSWMQTVGAQWLLVERHSSSLLISLVQSASSLPVLLLVIPAGVVADFVDKRRLLVAAQGVQASITAVLALLTATGRMTPELILAFTFLLGCGAAVQLPAYQSFISDLLPRTELGQGAALSSLGVNLARAVGPAVAGLLVAPLGVPWLFALNAVSFLLFAAALLTTPRTAPSAAPLVRAASWSSLGAGAHYVEHSPAVRRILLRLVLFAVPANVLWALLAPLAEGRLGLGATGYGILLGAAGAGAVAGAVLLPAVRTRVSPSRLLTLSGAVFGLGLVGLAAASTPVVAVLVLVPTGMAWIAVIAGLNATTQAFLPDWVRARALAVYQMVLFASFAGSAALWGAAANQLGLGSTFLLAGVALLVTTVVGIWLPLRRTDVGDRAPVALGVLPDVTVLGVPLPDDPVEIVLRYRVAPEQQDEFLQAMGDVRTSRLRTGATTWTLLRDAVDAEQLVERFRVASWADHRDQHDRRLTPFDHQVVQRAAALAQDVSPATHLLVVPVPHHPRHRPGT; encoded by the coding sequence ATGACGACCACGGCGGCCACGGCGACGCCGTCGCCGGTGGGGATGTGGGCTCCGCTGCACCGCCCGGTCTTCCGGGCGGTGTGGTTGGCCGCGTTCATCGCCAACATCGGCAGCTGGATGCAGACGGTCGGCGCCCAGTGGCTGCTGGTCGAGCGCCACAGCTCCAGCCTGCTGATCTCCCTGGTGCAGAGCGCCTCCAGCCTGCCGGTGCTGCTGCTGGTGATCCCGGCCGGCGTGGTCGCCGACTTCGTGGACAAGCGACGGCTGCTGGTGGCCGCCCAGGGCGTCCAGGCCTCGATCACCGCCGTCCTGGCCCTGCTCACGGCCACGGGTCGGATGACGCCCGAGCTGATCCTGGCCTTCACCTTCCTGCTGGGGTGCGGGGCCGCGGTGCAGCTGCCGGCCTACCAGTCGTTCATCTCCGACCTGCTGCCGCGCACGGAGCTCGGCCAGGGCGCGGCGCTGAGCTCACTGGGCGTCAACCTGGCCCGGGCCGTGGGGCCGGCCGTCGCCGGCCTGCTGGTGGCGCCGCTGGGCGTGCCGTGGCTGTTCGCCCTCAACGCGGTCAGCTTCCTGCTGTTCGCCGCGGCCCTCCTCACCACCCCGAGGACCGCCCCCAGCGCCGCCCCGCTGGTGCGCGCCGCGTCCTGGTCCAGCCTCGGCGCCGGTGCCCACTACGTCGAGCACTCCCCGGCCGTGCGACGGATCCTGCTCCGACTGGTGCTCTTCGCCGTGCCGGCCAACGTGCTGTGGGCGCTGCTGGCGCCGCTGGCCGAGGGACGCCTGGGGCTCGGTGCCACCGGCTACGGCATCCTGCTGGGGGCCGCCGGGGCCGGAGCCGTGGCCGGAGCCGTGCTGCTCCCCGCCGTCCGGACCCGGGTGTCGCCCTCCCGGCTCCTGACCCTGTCCGGAGCGGTGTTCGGCCTGGGACTGGTCGGGCTCGCGGCCGCCAGCACCCCGGTGGTGGCCGTGCTGGTCCTGGTGCCGACCGGGATGGCGTGGATCGCCGTGATCGCCGGCCTCAACGCCACCACCCAGGCCTTCCTGCCCGACTGGGTCCGGGCGCGGGCGCTGGCCGTCTACCAGATGGTGCTGTTCGCCTCGTTCGCCGGCAGCGCGGCCCTCTGGGGCGCGGCGGCGAACCAGCTCGGCCTGGGCTCCACCTTCCTCCTGGCCGGGGTGGCGCTCCTCGTGACGACGGTGGTCGGGATCTGGCTGCCGCTGCGGCGCACGGACGTCGGCGACCGCGCGCCGGTCGCCCTGGGCGTCCTGCCGGACGTCACGGTCCTGGGCGTCCCCCTCCCCGACGACCCGGTGGAGATCGTGCTCCGCTACCGCGTCGCCCCCGAGCAGCAGGACGAGTTCCTGCAGGCGATGGGCGACGTGCGGACCAGCCGCCTGCGCACCGGTGCCACCACGTGGACCCTGCTGCGGGACGCCGTCGACGCGGAGCAGCTGGTCGAGCGCTTCCGCGTCGCCTCCTGGGCCGACCACCGCGACCAGCACGACCGACGGCTCACCCCCTTCGACCACCAGGTCGTGCAGCGTGCCGCCGCGCTGGCGCAGGACGTCTCCCCGGCCACGCACCTGCTCGTCGTCCCCGTGCCGCACCACCCCCGCCACCGACCGGGGACGTGA
- a CDS encoding glycoside hydrolase family 76 protein — MPIPHHLPSSPVSRRGFAAGVGGLGLAALLPSAAASARPRRRPDVWETRARASFAALQTYFRADDDSGLYRERYPVAAEDPTYSYEWPYSQAHVAALDLAGMRGADRRDRRVLADHVRGQQRYWSDAGSTGLPGFASAPLPPYGTGGDFFYDDNEWVGLKDVQQWRMFRDRSALREAEELFDLVVSGWDTDPDHASPGGVFWTQAPWSDDRNTVSNMPGAELGLRLHQITGRRYHREWALRMYAWTNRHLQREDGLYHDHLGLDGTLEKTIWSYNQGVPVGVNVALHEVTGERRYLTEAVRIARAARSYYAVDDRLDEQPAFFNSIYFKNLLRLGAATRTSRYRDDMAAYAERMWTTRRDPATGLFGGADGERAEMIQQAAMVQVFAVLAWAPGHLSRLY; from the coding sequence ATGCCGATCCCCCACCACCTCCCGTCCTCGCCCGTCTCCCGCCGCGGTTTCGCCGCGGGCGTCGGCGGCCTCGGACTGGCCGCTCTGCTGCCGTCCGCGGCCGCCAGCGCCCGGCCCCGTCGACGGCCCGATGTCTGGGAGACCCGGGCCCGCGCCAGCTTCGCCGCGCTGCAGACCTACTTCCGGGCCGACGACGACTCGGGCCTCTACCGCGAGCGCTACCCGGTCGCGGCCGAGGACCCGACCTACTCCTACGAGTGGCCCTACTCCCAGGCCCACGTCGCGGCCCTCGACCTGGCCGGGATGCGCGGCGCCGACCGCCGGGACCGCCGCGTGCTGGCCGACCACGTCCGCGGTCAGCAGCGCTACTGGAGCGACGCCGGCAGCACCGGGCTGCCCGGGTTCGCGTCGGCCCCGCTGCCGCCCTACGGCACCGGCGGCGACTTCTTCTACGACGACAACGAGTGGGTGGGCCTCAAGGACGTCCAGCAGTGGCGGATGTTCCGCGACCGCAGCGCCCTGCGCGAGGCGGAGGAGCTCTTCGACCTCGTCGTCTCCGGCTGGGACACCGACCCCGACCACGCGTCCCCGGGCGGGGTCTTCTGGACCCAGGCGCCGTGGAGCGACGACCGCAACACGGTCTCGAACATGCCCGGCGCCGAGCTGGGCCTGCGGCTGCACCAGATCACGGGGCGCCGGTACCACCGCGAGTGGGCCCTGCGGATGTACGCGTGGACGAACCGCCACCTGCAGCGCGAGGACGGGCTCTACCACGACCACCTCGGCCTCGACGGCACCCTGGAGAAGACGATCTGGAGCTACAACCAGGGGGTGCCGGTCGGGGTCAACGTGGCCCTGCACGAGGTGACCGGCGAGCGCCGCTACCTCACCGAGGCCGTCCGGATCGCCCGGGCCGCCCGGTCCTACTACGCCGTCGACGACCGCCTCGACGAGCAGCCGGCCTTCTTCAACTCGATCTACTTCAAGAACCTGCTGCGGCTGGGGGCGGCCACCCGGACGTCGCGCTACCGCGACGACATGGCCGCCTACGCCGAGCGGATGTGGACCACCCGCCGCGACCCCGCCACCGGCCTCTTCGGCGGGGCGGACGGCGAGCGGGCCGAGATGATCCAGCAGGCGGCCATGGTGCAGGTCTTCGCCGTCCTGGCCTGGGCCCCTGGGCACCTGTCCCGGCTGTACTGA
- a CDS encoding GyrI-like domain-containing protein, with translation MTTDVKRLVPSYRARAGRFAVVEVPPLQHLAVDGAGDPNTAPAYARALAALYPLAYALKFLSRDALGRDHVVMPLEALWWSADPATFTSARDKSRWSWTLMIMVPDWIGEEHVGTARATVRRRAGPRALDPTALEEVRLQPLDEGLAVQTLHVGPYDDEGPVLAAMHDAFIPAQGLRMTGHHHEIYLSDPRRTPPARLRTILRQPVARA, from the coding sequence GTGACCACCGACGTCAAGCGGCTCGTGCCGTCCTACCGGGCGCGCGCGGGGCGCTTCGCCGTCGTCGAGGTCCCGCCGCTGCAGCACCTGGCCGTCGACGGCGCCGGCGACCCGAACACCGCGCCGGCCTACGCACGGGCGCTCGCCGCGCTGTACCCGCTGGCCTACGCGCTGAAGTTCCTGAGCCGGGACGCGCTGGGCCGCGACCACGTGGTGATGCCGCTCGAGGCGCTGTGGTGGTCGGCGGACCCGGCCACGTTCACCAGCGCGCGCGACAAGTCCCGCTGGAGCTGGACGCTGATGATCATGGTCCCGGACTGGATCGGCGAGGAGCACGTCGGGACGGCCCGGGCCACGGTGCGCCGGAGGGCCGGCCCCCGGGCCCTCGACCCCACCGCTCTCGAGGAGGTGCGGTTGCAGCCCCTCGACGAGGGGCTGGCCGTGCAGACCCTGCACGTCGGGCCCTACGACGACGAGGGTCCGGTGCTGGCCGCGATGCACGACGCGTTCATCCCCGCCCAGGGGCTGCGGATGACGGGCCACCACCACGAGATCTACCTCAGCGACCCCCGCCGCACCCCGCCCGCCCGGCTGCGGACGATCCTCCGGCAGCCGGTGGCGCGGGCCTGA
- a CDS encoding phosphotransferase family protein: MSVLELPDRALTWASGLAPAAVVDATPVGGGITGTKWLLRLADGGPLVVRWCDPAAWGATGREHVRREALACRLLAGTDLPVPRLLGTDPDGEHAGGPANLLTWRPGRVRLDPLDASALTAWARLAVAVHRQPVPAGRRPPPAAFRGPARPEVPGWVRWPGLWRRALEIGAAGPPAGAAGLLHRDFHLGNTVWEGDAVTGLVDWAETSWGAPDLDVAHACADLAMLHGTAAAVAFRTAYVEQGGRLDPDPDVARRWVVGDVLGFLPDPAHILPAVAAGRPDLTADAVRRGLEDLLALTLA; encoded by the coding sequence GTGAGCGTGCTGGAGTTGCCCGACCGCGCCCTGACGTGGGCGTCCGGGCTGGCGCCCGCCGCCGTCGTCGACGCCACCCCGGTCGGCGGCGGGATCACCGGCACCAAGTGGCTGCTGCGGCTGGCCGACGGCGGGCCGCTGGTGGTCCGCTGGTGCGACCCGGCGGCGTGGGGCGCGACGGGGCGCGAGCACGTCCGGCGCGAGGCGCTCGCCTGCCGGCTGCTCGCGGGGACCGACCTCCCCGTGCCGCGGCTCCTCGGCACCGACCCCGACGGGGAGCACGCCGGGGGTCCCGCGAACCTCCTGACGTGGCGCCCGGGCCGGGTCCGGCTGGACCCGCTCGACGCCTCCGCCCTCACCGCGTGGGCCCGGCTGGCCGTCGCGGTCCACCGCCAGCCCGTGCCGGCCGGGCGGCGACCGCCACCGGCCGCGTTCCGGGGCCCGGCGCGGCCGGAGGTGCCGGGCTGGGTCCGGTGGCCGGGGCTCTGGCGGCGGGCGCTGGAGATCGGGGCGGCCGGCCCGCCGGCGGGTGCGGCCGGGCTGCTGCACCGCGACTTCCACCTCGGCAACACCGTCTGGGAGGGCGACGCGGTGACCGGCCTCGTCGACTGGGCCGAGACCTCGTGGGGAGCGCCCGACCTGGACGTCGCGCACGCCTGCGCCGACCTGGCGATGCTGCACGGCACCGCCGCGGCCGTGGCGTTCCGCACCGCCTACGTCGAGCAGGGCGGACGGCTGGACCCGGACCCCGACGTCGCCCGCCGGTGGGTCGTCGGCGACGTCCTCGGCTTCCTGCCCGACCCGGCGCACATCCTCCCGGCCGTCGCCGCCGGCCGTCCGGACCTGACGGCGGACGCGGTCCGCCGGGGCCTGGAGGACCTCCTCGCGCTCACCCTGGCGTGA
- a CDS encoding DUF2332 domain-containing protein: protein MASAGGVAARYREAARALAPTAPRQAAAATGLAGAADAVRLLEAFPARARRPAAVLAALHDLVLADRAPVLAAAWAAGDGAAAADAAVATLQDEPGAVAERASRRLRTEEVGRHAVLRPLVAEAARRAGAAAVGLVGLGCSAGFDLHLDRVGVRYDAGPVQGDPTSPRQVAASVVGGRAVPTTRLPAVLARVGVDREPLDVADDDAARWLHACLGPDAPAAARVALEAEVVLARAVPRVLLAGDVVDLLPTALARVPAGALPVVTTTWALGRLSPGDRARFADGLRTAAERRPLAWVSAEGVGVAPGVPTLGDRPASGHSILAVTFLDSGAGRVEALGRCWSRGRQLSWLVDDGPGWETRSVAP from the coding sequence GTGGCTAGCGCGGGCGGTGTCGCCGCACGGTACCGCGAGGCCGCCCGGGCCCTCGCCCCGACGGCGCCGCGGCAGGCGGCCGCGGCGACCGGGCTGGCCGGCGCGGCGGACGCGGTGCGGCTCCTCGAGGCCTTCCCGGCCCGCGCCCGGCGACCGGCGGCGGTGCTGGCCGCCCTGCACGACCTCGTGCTGGCCGACCGCGCCCCGGTCCTCGCCGCGGCCTGGGCCGCCGGGGACGGCGCGGCGGCCGCGGACGCCGCCGTCGCGACCCTGCAGGACGAGCCCGGGGCGGTGGCCGAGCGCGCGAGCCGACGGCTGCGGACCGAGGAGGTGGGCCGGCATGCGGTGCTCCGCCCGCTCGTCGCCGAGGCCGCCCGACGGGCGGGAGCGGCGGCGGTCGGGCTGGTCGGCCTCGGCTGCTCGGCCGGCTTCGACCTCCACCTCGACCGGGTCGGCGTCCGCTACGACGCGGGCCCCGTGCAGGGCGACCCCACCTCACCCCGGCAGGTGGCGGCCTCGGTGGTGGGCGGGCGTGCCGTCCCGACGACCCGGCTGCCGGCGGTCCTGGCCCGGGTGGGTGTCGACCGCGAGCCCCTCGACGTGGCCGACGACGACGCCGCCCGCTGGCTGCACGCGTGCCTCGGGCCCGACGCGCCAGCGGCGGCGCGGGTCGCGCTGGAGGCCGAGGTCGTGCTGGCCCGGGCGGTCCCGCGGGTGCTGCTGGCCGGTGACGTCGTCGACCTGCTGCCCACAGCCCTGGCCCGGGTGCCCGCCGGGGCGCTGCCGGTCGTCACCACCACCTGGGCGCTCGGCCGGCTGAGTCCCGGGGACCGCGCGCGCTTCGCGGACGGGCTCCGGACCGCCGCCGAGCGTCGCCCCCTGGCCTGGGTCTCGGCCGAGGGGGTGGGCGTCGCGCCCGGCGTGCCGACGCTGGGTGACCGGCCGGCGTCGGGGCACAGCATCCTCGCCGTCACGTTCCTGGACAGCGGCGCGGGGCGGGTCGAGGCCCTCGGCCGCTGCTGGTCGCGCGGACGGCAGCTCAGCTGGCTGGTGGACGACGGCCCGGGGTGGGAGACCCGCTCGGTGGCGCCCTGA
- a CDS encoding GAF and ANTAR domain-containing protein, protein MDASLARDLATAARAMADQPDLQATLDTICRQAVAAVGADACGLFLLRKGTAHAAALSDPVLRAAEQAQIEAGEGPCLDTLRLTRTVHVADLRDERRWPHWSPRMVELGWLSVLSVPLVEGDRTSGTLNLVARAPGGFTGEAVEAAHLFAEHAVLALAAARTATSLTEAVGARHVIGVAQGILMERYGLDVDRAFEALRRRSQDGNVKLRGVAEHVVEHRSLPGEDAVG, encoded by the coding sequence GTGGACGCGAGCCTGGCCAGGGACCTGGCCACCGCAGCGCGGGCGATGGCCGACCAGCCCGACCTCCAGGCCACCCTGGACACGATCTGCCGGCAGGCCGTCGCCGCCGTCGGCGCCGACGCCTGCGGGCTGTTCCTGCTGCGCAAGGGGACGGCGCACGCCGCGGCGCTCTCCGACCCGGTCCTGCGAGCGGCCGAGCAGGCCCAGATCGAGGCCGGCGAGGGCCCCTGCCTGGACACCCTCCGGCTGACCCGGACGGTGCACGTCGCCGACCTGCGCGACGAGCGCCGCTGGCCGCACTGGTCCCCCCGGATGGTCGAGCTCGGCTGGCTCAGCGTGCTGAGCGTGCCGCTGGTCGAGGGTGACCGGACCAGCGGGACCCTCAACCTGGTCGCGCGGGCGCCCGGGGGCTTCACGGGCGAGGCCGTCGAGGCCGCGCACCTCTTCGCCGAGCACGCCGTGCTGGCCCTGGCGGCGGCACGGACCGCGACGTCGCTCACCGAGGCCGTCGGCGCCCGGCACGTCATCGGCGTCGCCCAGGGGATCCTCATGGAGCGCTACGGGCTGGACGTCGACCGCGCCTTCGAGGCCCTGCGGCGGCGCTCGCAGGACGGCAACGTCAAGCTCCGCGGGGTGGCCGAGCACGTCGTCGAGCACCGGTCGCTGCCGGGCGAGGACGCGGTGGGCTGA
- the pdxT gene encoding pyridoxal 5'-phosphate synthase glutaminase subunit PdxT, with protein MSRPLVGVLALQGDVADHERALAACGATTRRVRRAAELAGLDGLVLPGGESTAIDTLARVTGLRDPLRAALAAGLPAYGSCAGMILLARELLDGRPDQQTFGGLDVAVRRNAFGRQTDSFEADLDVRGVPGGPVHAVFIRAPWVERAGPDVEVLASVTVPADGSTRAVAVRQGALLATSFHPEATDDRRLHAYFLAHCLPG; from the coding sequence GTGAGCCGTCCGCTGGTCGGCGTCCTCGCCCTGCAGGGCGACGTCGCCGACCACGAGCGCGCGCTGGCGGCGTGCGGCGCGACCACCCGCCGGGTGCGGCGCGCCGCCGAGCTGGCGGGCCTCGACGGCCTGGTGCTGCCGGGCGGTGAGTCGACGGCCATCGACACGCTCGCCCGGGTCACGGGGCTGCGCGACCCGCTGCGGGCGGCGCTCGCCGCGGGCCTGCCGGCCTACGGCTCGTGCGCCGGGATGATCCTGCTGGCGCGGGAGCTCCTGGACGGCCGGCCCGACCAGCAGACCTTCGGCGGCCTCGACGTCGCCGTGCGGCGCAACGCCTTCGGCCGGCAGACCGACTCCTTCGAGGCCGACCTGGACGTCCGCGGGGTCCCCGGCGGGCCCGTCCACGCCGTCTTCATCCGGGCGCCCTGGGTCGAGCGGGCGGGGCCGGACGTCGAGGTGCTGGCCTCGGTGACGGTGCCCGCCGACGGCTCCACCCGGGCCGTCGCCGTCCGCCAGGGGGCGCTGCTGGCCACCTCGTTCCACCCCGAGGCCACCGACGACCGCCGGCTGCACGCCTACTTCCTCGCCCACTGCCTCCCGGGCTGA
- the pdxS gene encoding pyridoxal 5'-phosphate synthase lyase subunit PdxS — MTTPDAPADPRTPQVGTDRVKRGMADMLKGGVIMDVVTAEQAKIAEDAGAVAVMALERVPADIRAQGGVSRMSDPDMIDSIIAAVSIPVMAKARIGHFVEAQVLQSLGVDYVDESEVLTPADYSHHIDKWAFTVPFVCGATNLGEALRRITEGAAMIRSKGEAGTGDVSNATTHMRTIRGEIRRLQNLAPEELYLAAKELGAPYALVAEVAEAGRLPVVLFTAGGIATPADAAMMMQLGAEGVFVGSGIFKSGNPAERAAAVVQATTFFDDPDVIAKVSRGLGEAMVGINVDDIPAPHRLAERGW, encoded by the coding sequence ATGACGACTCCTGACGCCCCGGCCGACCCGCGCACGCCCCAGGTCGGCACCGACCGGGTGAAGCGGGGGATGGCCGACATGCTCAAGGGCGGCGTGATCATGGACGTGGTCACCGCCGAGCAGGCGAAGATCGCCGAGGACGCCGGCGCGGTCGCGGTGATGGCGCTCGAGCGGGTGCCCGCCGACATCCGTGCCCAGGGCGGCGTCTCCCGGATGAGCGACCCCGACATGATCGACTCGATCATCGCCGCCGTCTCGATCCCGGTGATGGCGAAGGCGCGGATCGGGCACTTCGTCGAGGCCCAGGTCCTGCAGTCCCTCGGTGTCGACTACGTCGACGAGTCCGAGGTGCTGACCCCGGCCGACTACAGCCACCACATCGACAAGTGGGCCTTCACCGTCCCCTTCGTCTGCGGCGCCACCAACCTCGGCGAGGCGCTCCGCAGGATCACCGAGGGCGCGGCGATGATCCGCTCCAAGGGCGAGGCCGGCACCGGCGACGTGTCGAACGCGACCACGCACATGCGCACCATCCGCGGTGAGATCCGCCGGCTGCAGAACCTGGCTCCCGAGGAGCTGTACCTGGCGGCCAAGGAGCTCGGCGCCCCCTACGCCCTCGTCGCCGAGGTGGCCGAGGCCGGCAGGCTCCCCGTCGTGCTCTTCACCGCCGGCGGCATCGCCACCCCGGCCGACGCGGCCATGATGATGCAGCTGGGCGCGGAGGGCGTCTTCGTCGGCTCCGGCATCTTCAAGTCGGGCAACCCCGCCGAGCGCGCGGCCGCCGTCGTCCAGGCCACCACCTTCTTCGACGACCCCGACGTCATCGCCAAGGTCTCGCGCGGGCTGGGCGAGGCCATGGTGGGCATCAACGTCGACGACATCCCGGCCCCGCACCGGCTGGCCGAGCGCGGCTGGTGA